A region of Vigna radiata var. radiata cultivar VC1973A chromosome 6, Vradiata_ver6, whole genome shotgun sequence DNA encodes the following proteins:
- the LOC106764019 gene encoding cyclin-D4-2 isoform X1 yields the protein MAPSFDCFSSLLCAEDNIIFDENDRGGLVEELEDTWEHPIYDRNHSQIENLDVQYVSFPLPSEECLRLMMETELHHLPNGDYVNRLRSGDLDIGARTEAIDWIEKVREHFRFGPLCAYLSINYLDRFLSVYELPKQRVWTMKLLAVGCISLAAKMEETDVPTSLDLQVGESKYIFEAKTIQRMELLVLNTLKWRMQAITPFSFIDYFLQKINDDEASIGASILQSSELILSTVRGIDFIEFRPSEIAAAVAISVVGDGQTVQTEKASSDLIQPVEKERVLKCVKMIQALSSNNGSAKDFIPSVSVPSVPESPIGVLNNACFSYKSDEPNAAPCANSSHTDTPDAKRRKLDKTFGE from the exons ATGGCACCCAGTTTTGATTGCTTTTCGAGCCTTCTCTGTGCggaagataatattatttttgacgAAAATGATCGGGGAGGTTTGGTGGAGGAGTTGGAGGACACGTGGGAGCATCCTATATATGATCGAAATCATAGTCAAATTGAGAACTTGGATGTCCAATATGTGTCGTTTCCATTGCCGAGTGAGGAGTGTTTGAGACTAATGATGGAAACAGAATTGCATCACTTGCCTAATGGTGATTACGTTAATAGGCTGAGGAGTGGGGATTTGGACATTGGGGCCAGAACAGAGGCCATTGATTGGATTGAAAAG GTCCGAGAGCACTTTCGTTTTGGACCTCTCTGTGCGTATTTATCTATAAATTACTTGGACCGCTTCCTCTCTGTTTATGAATTACCA AAGCAACGAGTTTGGACAATGAAATTGTTGGCTGTAGGTTGCATATCTTTGGCAGCCAAAATGGAAGAGACTGATGTTCCTACATCTCTTGATTTGCAG GTGGGTGAATCTAAGTATATATTTGAGGCCAAAACAATTCAGAGAATGGAGCTTCTTGTTCTGAACACATTGAAGTGGAGAATGCAGGCAATTACCCCATTTTCCTTCATTGACTATTTCCTTCAGAAGATCAATGACGATGAAGCTTCAATTGGAGCTTCAATTTTGCAATCCTCCGAGCTTATACTGAGTACTGTAAGAG GAATTGACTTCATAGAGTTCAGACCCTCAGAGATTGCAGCAGCAGTGGCAATATCTGTGGTGGGGGACGGCCAAACAGTTCAAACAGAGAAAGCAAGTTCTGATCTGATTCAGCCTGTAGAAAAG GAGAGGGTGTTGAAGTGTGTTAAAATGATCCAAGCTCTGTCATCAAACAATGGTTCTGCTAAGGATTTCATTCCTTCTGTTTCTGTCCCTAGCGTGCCTGAAAGCCCAATAGGGGTGTTGAACAATGCATGTTTCAGCTACAAAAGTGATGAACCAAATGCTGCTCCTTGTGCAAATTCTTCACATACTGATACTCCAGATGCTAAAAGGAGGAAGCTAGACAAAACCTTTGGAGAATAG
- the LOC106764019 gene encoding cyclin-D4-2 isoform X2 has product MAPSFDCFSSLLCAEDNIIFDENDRGGLVEELEDTWEHPIYDRNHSQIENLDVQYVSFPLPSEECLRLMMETELHHLPNGDYVNRLRSGDLDIGARTEAIDWIEKVREHFRFGPLCAYLSINYLDRFLSVYELPQRVWTMKLLAVGCISLAAKMEETDVPTSLDLQVGESKYIFEAKTIQRMELLVLNTLKWRMQAITPFSFIDYFLQKINDDEASIGASILQSSELILSTVRGIDFIEFRPSEIAAAVAISVVGDGQTVQTEKASSDLIQPVEKERVLKCVKMIQALSSNNGSAKDFIPSVSVPSVPESPIGVLNNACFSYKSDEPNAAPCANSSHTDTPDAKRRKLDKTFGE; this is encoded by the exons ATGGCACCCAGTTTTGATTGCTTTTCGAGCCTTCTCTGTGCggaagataatattatttttgacgAAAATGATCGGGGAGGTTTGGTGGAGGAGTTGGAGGACACGTGGGAGCATCCTATATATGATCGAAATCATAGTCAAATTGAGAACTTGGATGTCCAATATGTGTCGTTTCCATTGCCGAGTGAGGAGTGTTTGAGACTAATGATGGAAACAGAATTGCATCACTTGCCTAATGGTGATTACGTTAATAGGCTGAGGAGTGGGGATTTGGACATTGGGGCCAGAACAGAGGCCATTGATTGGATTGAAAAG GTCCGAGAGCACTTTCGTTTTGGACCTCTCTGTGCGTATTTATCTATAAATTACTTGGACCGCTTCCTCTCTGTTTATGAATTACCA CAACGAGTTTGGACAATGAAATTGTTGGCTGTAGGTTGCATATCTTTGGCAGCCAAAATGGAAGAGACTGATGTTCCTACATCTCTTGATTTGCAG GTGGGTGAATCTAAGTATATATTTGAGGCCAAAACAATTCAGAGAATGGAGCTTCTTGTTCTGAACACATTGAAGTGGAGAATGCAGGCAATTACCCCATTTTCCTTCATTGACTATTTCCTTCAGAAGATCAATGACGATGAAGCTTCAATTGGAGCTTCAATTTTGCAATCCTCCGAGCTTATACTGAGTACTGTAAGAG GAATTGACTTCATAGAGTTCAGACCCTCAGAGATTGCAGCAGCAGTGGCAATATCTGTGGTGGGGGACGGCCAAACAGTTCAAACAGAGAAAGCAAGTTCTGATCTGATTCAGCCTGTAGAAAAG GAGAGGGTGTTGAAGTGTGTTAAAATGATCCAAGCTCTGTCATCAAACAATGGTTCTGCTAAGGATTTCATTCCTTCTGTTTCTGTCCCTAGCGTGCCTGAAAGCCCAATAGGGGTGTTGAACAATGCATGTTTCAGCTACAAAAGTGATGAACCAAATGCTGCTCCTTGTGCAAATTCTTCACATACTGATACTCCAGATGCTAAAAGGAGGAAGCTAGACAAAACCTTTGGAGAATAG